In a genomic window of Spirosoma agri:
- a CDS encoding lmo0937 family membrane protein produces MGNLLYTIAVILIIIWLLGFLGFGSFGMGGLIHILLVIAVIAIILRLIQGRGI; encoded by the coding sequence ATGGGAAATTTACTGTACACCATCGCTGTCATTTTAATCATCATTTGGCTATTGGGTTTTCTTGGATTCGGTAGTTTTGGTATGGGTGGTCTGATTCACATCCTGCTGGTTATCGCTGTCATTGCCATTATTTTACGCCTGATCCAGGGTCGAGGTATATAA
- a CDS encoding response regulator, with translation MSRRLTNFRLLVVDDQEDQATLTQGAFLQIIPTAQVVRVTNGDEAIRFLASCTDQEWDFPQLILLDLYMPHREEGWQILNAIRALPAPLNQVPVIIFSSSTHEDDIQMAYQLGCTSYMVKPMTYEEWLDYFKALKTYWLDTATLPRMSYTM, from the coding sequence ATGAGTCGTCGCTTAACTAATTTCCGCTTGTTGGTTGTGGATGATCAGGAAGATCAGGCTACACTGACCCAAGGGGCTTTTTTGCAGATAATCCCGACAGCTCAAGTTGTTCGTGTAACAAACGGCGATGAAGCCATTCGTTTTTTGGCCAGCTGCACTGATCAGGAATGGGATTTCCCTCAACTCATTTTGCTGGACCTGTATATGCCCCACCGCGAGGAAGGGTGGCAAATTCTAAATGCGATTCGGGCTTTACCCGCTCCGTTAAACCAGGTTCCCGTTATCATCTTCAGCAGCTCTACTCACGAAGACGATATTCAAATGGCCTACCAGCTTGGCTGCACATCGTATATGGTCAAACCCATGACCTACGAAGAGTGGCTGGATTACTTCAAAGCCCTGAAAACGTATTGGTTAGATACGGCTACATTACCCCGTATGTCGTATACTATGTAG
- a CDS encoding response regulator transcription factor, with the protein MGFIKEIVDQSTLIEYMSGANNYTWLYFMDGREQLISKSLSYFEKQLPHFIRVHKTALVNPQYIQEWQAPLRRRMAGTVRMSSEVVLPVGRRRWTEVAHTAVTIKLEKIEQVENKRSRSVFYQSEDDTKGSLLQQTIENQWPDCKVHRLNAGVRLPELLGLLPDHELPTLILLDARKSVMSLLTTLQLLKGNARTASIPTLLLVSQKAKSEVEKGYEGKANSVVVLPEQNTAFIHTINQLAHYWLTVMRLPAAN; encoded by the coding sequence ATGGGATTTATTAAGGAAATCGTCGATCAGTCGACGTTGATCGAATACATGTCCGGAGCGAACAACTATACCTGGTTGTATTTCATGGATGGACGCGAACAGCTGATTAGTAAGTCGTTAAGCTATTTCGAAAAGCAGCTGCCCCATTTCATTCGTGTTCACAAAACAGCGCTGGTTAACCCGCAGTATATTCAGGAATGGCAGGCACCACTTCGGCGCCGGATGGCCGGAACGGTCCGCATGAGTAGCGAGGTAGTGCTTCCGGTAGGACGCCGGCGGTGGACTGAGGTGGCGCATACGGCAGTTACGATCAAACTCGAAAAAATCGAACAGGTCGAGAATAAACGGTCGCGCTCGGTCTTTTATCAATCCGAAGATGATACGAAAGGGTCGCTCTTGCAACAGACGATCGAAAACCAGTGGCCGGACTGTAAGGTACACCGCCTGAATGCAGGCGTTCGCTTGCCGGAGTTGCTTGGCTTACTGCCCGATCATGAATTGCCGACCCTGATTCTGCTGGATGCCCGAAAGTCGGTGATGAGCTTGCTGACCACGTTACAGCTATTGAAAGGAAATGCACGCACCGCATCGATCCCCACACTCTTACTGGTGAGTCAGAAAGCCAAATCGGAAGTTGAGAAAGGCTACGAGGGTAAGGCGAATTCAGTTGTTGTCCTTCCCGAGCAGAATACCGCCTTCATTCATACGATCAACCAGCTTGCTCACTATTGGTTAACCGTTATGCGTTTGCCCGCAGCAAATTAA
- a CDS encoding isochorismatase family cysteine hydrolase has protein sequence MATKSGDLRGNTPDAAPVALLIIDMINDLEFPGGDDLLTPVIEAAKNIAVLKKRAKALNIPVLYANDNFGRWRSDFTELVNHCLNDGVRGKRLAELLPPEDDDYSVLKPKHPPFFATTLNALLTYLQVEQLILTGITADVCVQFSANDAYMRNYGLFQTS, from the coding sequence ATGGCAACGAAAAGCGGAGATTTACGCGGCAACACCCCGGACGCTGCCCCGGTAGCACTGCTTATCATTGATATGATTAATGACCTGGAATTTCCGGGTGGCGACGACTTATTGACGCCGGTAATCGAGGCAGCCAAGAACATTGCCGTCCTTAAAAAGCGGGCCAAAGCCTTGAATATCCCAGTGCTTTATGCCAATGACAATTTTGGCCGCTGGCGCTCCGACTTTACGGAGCTTGTCAATCACTGTCTGAACGACGGGGTTCGCGGAAAGCGACTGGCTGAACTGCTGCCTCCCGAAGACGATGATTATAGTGTTCTTAAACCCAAACATCCCCCTTTCTTTGCGACAACGCTTAATGCGCTCCTAACCTACCTGCAAGTCGAACAACTTATTCTAACCGGTATCACGGCTGATGTGTGTGTGCAGTTTTCGGCCAACGATGCGTACATGCGCAACTATGGTCTGTTTCAGACCAGTTAG
- a CDS encoding YihY/virulence factor BrkB family protein produces MTTRTTKPFFASLWIILKDSFNGFLDDRCLKLSAALAYYTVFSLAPLLVLIISLISVFLGQEAIQGEIFSQINGLVGNEAAKQIQDMIKSVQLSGKTNSALAIGIVTLLLGATSIFVEIQDSVNLIWRVKAKPKRGWLKLIKDRLLSSSLVVSLGFLLLVSLIINGIILALSGFLTRYIPEIGVLIISAINFLISTTVVAVLFGVIFKVLPDAKISWKDVRWGAIFTALLFMLGRYIIGLYVETTSTSSAYGAAGSLIVILTWIYYTAAILYFGAEFTQAYANHIGVKIEPADYAVYVEQTEREREVKTIPIAQKAASSR; encoded by the coding sequence ATGACAACTAGGACAACTAAGCCTTTTTTTGCCAGTTTATGGATTATTCTAAAAGATTCGTTTAACGGTTTTCTGGATGATCGCTGCCTGAAATTGAGCGCAGCTTTAGCCTACTATACCGTTTTCTCACTAGCTCCGTTATTGGTTCTCATCATCTCATTGATCAGTGTTTTTCTGGGCCAGGAAGCGATCCAGGGAGAAATTTTTTCCCAGATCAATGGACTGGTTGGCAACGAAGCCGCCAAGCAGATCCAGGATATGATCAAGAGCGTGCAATTATCGGGGAAGACCAATAGCGCGCTGGCCATTGGTATCGTCACGCTGTTACTCGGCGCTACCAGTATTTTCGTCGAAATTCAGGATTCGGTCAATCTGATCTGGCGTGTAAAGGCTAAACCGAAACGGGGCTGGCTGAAACTCATCAAAGACCGACTCCTTTCTTCATCACTAGTCGTCAGTCTGGGTTTTTTACTGCTTGTGTCACTGATCATAAACGGGATCATTCTAGCCCTGAGCGGCTTTCTGACGCGCTACATCCCCGAAATCGGCGTATTGATCATTAGTGCAATTAACTTCCTGATCAGCACTACGGTGGTTGCCGTCTTGTTCGGCGTTATTTTCAAGGTCCTGCCTGACGCCAAGATTTCCTGGAAAGATGTTCGGTGGGGCGCTATTTTCACGGCGCTACTCTTTATGCTGGGTCGTTATATCATTGGGCTCTATGTCGAAACGACAAGCACCAGTTCGGCTTACGGAGCAGCAGGTTCGTTGATCGTTATCTTGACCTGGATCTATTACACGGCGGCTATATTATACTTCGGGGCAGAATTCACCCAGGCGTACGCAAACCATATCGGCGTTAAGATCGAGCCAGCCGATTATGCCGTTTATGTCGAACAAACGGAGCGGGAACGCGAAGTAAAGACGATTCCAATCGCTCAGAAAGCGGCTAGCAGCCGGTAA
- a CDS encoding alpha/beta hydrolase yields the protein MMLLRLIWQIPMTLLVLIMVFVFANEYAVARSSRRTKDIAYVQANQPGFNAERQTLDVYTPKNESAKTRPVVVFIHGGAWNSGSKSLYSFVGRRLAKQGIVAVVVSYRLAPDVEVPAMVDDCGRAVLWTAQHIAEYGGDPNRIFVMGHSAGGGIAASLSTDDPFFARLGLPQNPIKGAILDDPAGLDMYDYLQKMEYSGDEKYLIPFGKKPDVWRAMSALYHVSARCPPVLLYVGERTYPSIAQSTRKFRQRLQDLGVRHAFTVLPGKKHIPMVTQLFWKNNVIYQGTRKFVGL from the coding sequence ATGATGCTTCTCCGATTGATCTGGCAGATTCCGATGACACTGCTCGTTCTTATTATGGTGTTTGTCTTTGCCAACGAATACGCCGTTGCCCGCTCCAGCCGACGGACGAAAGATATTGCCTATGTACAGGCGAACCAGCCCGGTTTCAATGCCGAACGGCAGACCCTTGACGTGTATACGCCTAAAAATGAGTCGGCCAAGACGCGGCCTGTGGTGGTGTTTATTCACGGCGGGGCGTGGAATAGCGGCAGTAAAAGCCTCTATAGTTTTGTCGGTCGGCGACTCGCGAAACAGGGAATCGTTGCGGTCGTTGTCAGTTATCGGCTGGCACCCGATGTGGAAGTTCCGGCAATGGTCGATGATTGCGGGCGGGCGGTTCTCTGGACAGCGCAGCACATCGCTGAATACGGTGGAGATCCGAACCGGATTTTTGTCATGGGGCATTCGGCTGGTGGAGGTATAGCCGCCAGTCTGTCTACCGACGATCCATTTTTTGCCCGGCTTGGTCTCCCCCAAAATCCAATAAAAGGCGCAATTCTGGACGATCCGGCTGGCCTGGACATGTATGATTATCTGCAAAAAATGGAGTATTCCGGTGACGAAAAATACCTCATTCCTTTCGGTAAGAAACCGGACGTCTGGCGGGCCATGTCGGCGTTGTATCATGTCAGCGCCCGTTGTCCACCCGTGTTGCTGTATGTCGGTGAGCGTACCTATCCGAGCATTGCGCAGAGTACCCGTAAGTTCAGGCAACGGCTCCAGGATCTTGGCGTCAGGCATGCGTTCACCGTGTTGCCCGGTAAGAAACATATCCCGATGGTCACGCAGTTATTCTGGAAAAATAACGTCATTTATCAGGGAACACGCAAGTTCGTAGGCCTTTAA
- a CDS encoding bifunctional aldolase/short-chain dehydrogenase, with amino-acid sequence MSTTTKTFQHVSYLWDEAKAAELAGDEVGLLIYRSNLLGADLRLTNYGGGNTSCKAMAKDPLTGQDTEVMWVKGSGGDIGTLKRSGLAALYVDRLRSLKKIYRGLEFEDEMVELFNHCIFDLASKAPSIDTPLHGFLPFKHIDHLHPDAAIAIAAAKDGKQIVQDLFGGTVGWVDWQRPGFELGLQLEQCLHDNPGIRGIMLGSHGLFTWGDTAYESYVNTLEVIERCAEYLEENYGKKGAIFGGTKLESLAKEDRLSQAAKLAPILRGFCSNQQPMIGHFTDDERVLQFTNSVDLDRLAPMGTSCPDHFLRTKISPLVLELAPDEALSDTQAIKEKLTSAFESYRAMYEDYYNTCKHPNSPAIRDKNPVVILYPGVGMFTFAKDKQTARVAAEFYINAINVMRGAEAISEYTSLPRQEAFDIEYWLLEEAKLQRMPKPKPLSGRIALITGSAGGIGKAIAKRFQAEGAVVVINDNDASRLKGADDEFKQQYGKDAHAAALLDVTDAATIRKAFDTAALAFGGVDIVVNCAGLSISKPIEEHTESDWDILYDVLVKGQFLVTQAGVEVMRKQAIGGDVLNIVSKNALVSGPNNAGYGSAKAAQLHLSRLNAAELGKDHIRVNVVNPDAVISDSKIWAGAWAEGRAKAYGVTVEELPAYYAKRTLLNEVILPDDIASACFAFVGGLLNKSTGNVLNVDGGVAMAFVR; translated from the coding sequence ATGTCAACGACGACGAAAACGTTTCAGCACGTCAGCTATCTGTGGGACGAAGCCAAAGCAGCCGAATTGGCGGGCGATGAGGTAGGTTTGTTAATTTACCGGTCGAACCTGCTCGGTGCCGACCTGCGGCTGACCAACTACGGTGGCGGCAACACCTCCTGCAAAGCCATGGCCAAGGATCCGCTTACGGGTCAGGATACCGAAGTCATGTGGGTCAAAGGATCGGGTGGCGATATAGGAACGCTCAAACGAAGTGGTCTGGCCGCGTTGTACGTTGATCGGCTTCGGAGTCTGAAAAAAATATACCGGGGCCTCGAATTTGAAGATGAGATGGTCGAACTCTTCAACCATTGCATTTTCGATCTTGCCTCGAAAGCCCCTTCTATCGATACGCCCCTGCACGGCTTTCTGCCTTTTAAACATATCGACCACCTCCATCCCGATGCTGCCATTGCCATCGCAGCCGCCAAAGACGGTAAACAAATCGTTCAGGACCTGTTCGGCGGTACGGTTGGCTGGGTTGACTGGCAGCGTCCGGGTTTCGAACTAGGCCTGCAACTGGAACAATGTCTTCACGACAATCCGGGCATTCGGGGCATCATGCTCGGTTCGCACGGTCTTTTCACCTGGGGTGACACCGCTTACGAGAGCTACGTAAATACGCTGGAAGTAATTGAGCGGTGCGCCGAATACCTGGAGGAAAATTACGGTAAAAAAGGGGCGATTTTTGGGGGAACGAAACTAGAATCACTGGCCAAAGAGGATCGGCTAAGCCAGGCAGCTAAACTGGCCCCGATTCTGCGCGGTTTCTGCTCGAACCAACAGCCCATGATCGGTCACTTCACCGACGACGAACGCGTTTTGCAGTTTACCAATTCGGTAGATCTCGACCGGCTGGCTCCGATGGGAACCTCCTGCCCCGACCACTTCCTGCGTACCAAAATCAGCCCGCTCGTGCTGGAACTGGCCCCCGACGAAGCTCTGTCCGACACGCAAGCCATTAAAGAGAAACTGACCTCGGCGTTCGAGTCCTACCGGGCTATGTACGAGGACTATTACAACACCTGCAAACACCCGAACAGCCCGGCTATACGGGATAAAAATCCGGTTGTCATTCTTTATCCGGGTGTGGGGATGTTTACGTTCGCGAAGGACAAGCAGACCGCCCGCGTTGCCGCTGAATTCTACATCAACGCCATCAACGTGATGCGTGGTGCCGAAGCGATTTCGGAATATACTTCGCTGCCCCGGCAGGAAGCCTTTGATATCGAGTACTGGCTCCTGGAAGAAGCCAAGCTACAGCGGATGCCGAAGCCGAAACCATTATCTGGCCGGATTGCGCTCATTACGGGTAGTGCAGGTGGCATCGGGAAGGCGATCGCCAAGCGGTTTCAGGCCGAGGGCGCGGTTGTAGTGATCAATGACAACGATGCCAGCCGACTAAAAGGGGCCGATGACGAATTCAAGCAGCAGTACGGCAAAGACGCCCACGCAGCAGCCTTACTGGACGTTACTGATGCCGCTACCATCCGGAAAGCGTTCGATACGGCTGCGCTCGCATTCGGTGGCGTCGACATCGTAGTCAATTGTGCGGGTCTGTCCATTTCGAAGCCAATCGAAGAGCATACCGAAAGCGACTGGGATATTCTGTACGATGTGCTCGTGAAAGGTCAGTTCCTGGTCACGCAGGCTGGCGTTGAGGTGATGCGCAAACAGGCTATTGGTGGCGATGTGCTGAACATTGTCAGCAAAAACGCGCTGGTATCGGGGCCGAACAATGCGGGTTACGGTTCAGCCAAAGCCGCACAGCTCCACCTGAGCCGGCTCAATGCCGCCGAACTGGGTAAGGATCACATTCGGGTGAACGTGGTTAACCCCGACGCGGTGATTTCGGACAGTAAAATCTGGGCGGGGGCCTGGGCCGAAGGACGCGCCAAAGCCTACGGCGTAACGGTCGAAGAGCTGCCTGCCTATTACGCCAAACGAACCCTGTTGAACGAGGTTATCCTGCCCGACGATATTGCCAGTGCCTGTTTCGCGTTCGTTGGTGGTTTACTGAACAAATCGACCGGTAACGTGCTGAACGTGGATGGTGGTGTTGCTATGGCCTTTGTTCGCTAA
- a CDS encoding TIM barrel protein — protein sequence MQLESYQIADHNNSLRERHQRKLAYWTEEVANAEAVIGKLIDFQIAIPSWALGTGGTRFGRFAGGGEPRSLEEKLADIGLLHALNQSSGAISLHIPWDIPSDPEAIKQLATQYSIRFDAMNSNTFQDQPGQPLSYKFGSLQHVDPAVRQQAIEHNIDVIRHGLALGSDSLTVWLSDGSSFPGQLNFRKAFDRTLDSLQAIYQALPDDWKMLVEYKAYEPNFYSTTIGDWGSSLLYATKLGPKAYTLVDLGHHLPNANIEQIVAILLNEKKLGGFHFNDSKYGDDDLTTGSVKPYQLFLIFNELVDGLDARGLNHATSLGWMIDASHNVKDPLEDLLQSVEAIQLAYAQALLVDRAALEEARETNDVVRAQEILQEAFRTDVRPLVAEARLRAGGALNPLALFRQLDTRQKLIGERGTKTIATGL from the coding sequence ATGCAACTCGAATCCTATCAGATCGCTGACCATAACAATAGTCTTCGGGAACGTCACCAGCGCAAACTGGCGTACTGGACAGAAGAGGTAGCTAACGCCGAAGCGGTTATCGGTAAACTTATCGACTTTCAGATCGCGATTCCAAGCTGGGCACTGGGCACCGGCGGCACCCGTTTCGGGCGGTTTGCCGGTGGTGGTGAACCCCGTTCGCTGGAAGAAAAACTGGCCGATATTGGCCTGCTGCACGCGCTCAACCAGTCGAGCGGGGCCATTTCGCTGCACATTCCCTGGGATATCCCGAGCGATCCGGAGGCCATCAAACAACTGGCCACCCAGTACAGCATTCGGTTCGATGCCATGAACTCGAATACGTTCCAGGATCAGCCGGGTCAGCCGCTGAGCTACAAATTCGGGTCGCTGCAACACGTCGATCCGGCAGTTCGGCAACAGGCCATCGAACACAATATTGACGTCATTCGGCACGGCCTGGCACTGGGTTCCGACTCGCTGACGGTCTGGCTGTCGGATGGTTCCAGCTTTCCCGGTCAGCTGAATTTCCGTAAGGCGTTTGATCGTACGCTGGATAGTCTACAGGCGATTTACCAAGCCCTCCCCGACGACTGGAAAATGCTCGTCGAATACAAAGCCTACGAGCCGAATTTCTATTCAACTACGATTGGCGACTGGGGGTCATCATTGCTGTACGCGACCAAGCTGGGTCCGAAAGCGTACACGCTGGTCGATCTGGGCCACCACCTGCCGAACGCCAACATCGAGCAGATCGTCGCTATTCTGTTGAACGAGAAGAAGCTGGGCGGCTTCCATTTCAACGACTCCAAGTACGGTGATGATGACCTGACAACGGGTAGCGTCAAGCCCTATCAATTGTTTCTGATCTTCAACGAACTGGTTGACGGTCTGGACGCTCGGGGCCTGAATCATGCCACTAGTCTGGGCTGGATGATCGACGCATCACACAACGTAAAAGATCCATTGGAAGACCTGCTCCAATCGGTTGAAGCGATTCAGCTGGCCTACGCCCAGGCACTGCTAGTTGACAGGGCCGCGCTGGAAGAGGCACGGGAAACGAACGATGTGGTACGGGCGCAGGAGATTTTACAGGAAGCGTTCCGCACCGATGTTCGTCCACTGGTGGCCGAAGCAAGGCTACGGGCGGGTGGAGCGCTTAACCCGCTGGCCTTATTCCGGCAGTTGGATACGCGCCAGAAGCTCATTGGCGAACGCGGTACAAAAACCATTGCAACCGGACTGTAA